A portion of the Leptospira kanakyensis genome contains these proteins:
- a CDS encoding TenA family protein, producing MTSPFPIPSFAERCKVSAKQSFGASFSHPFVLALADGSLDPKIFRFYQIQDAKYLESFSDACAILSTKVTDPEDKLWLIDAARMALVVESQLHMGYGKTLGYDAKSIAETEPTPNNLAYQNHMIASVVKGSVVEGFAAIAPCPWLYIDLGQHLLKEKGKIPEDHPYASWLLMYSDPGFNEYMTGLLSRLQKYADLADEDSKKRAVAAFQQSCNYEWMFWEQAWTEQSWPSR from the coding sequence ATGACAAGTCCATTCCCCATCCCGAGTTTTGCTGAAAGATGCAAAGTATCGGCAAAACAATCATTTGGTGCTTCCTTTTCCCATCCCTTTGTTCTTGCCCTTGCCGATGGATCGTTAGATCCAAAGATCTTTCGCTTTTACCAAATCCAAGATGCTAAGTATTTAGAATCTTTTTCGGATGCTTGTGCCATCCTTTCTACAAAGGTCACAGATCCTGAAGATAAACTTTGGCTGATTGATGCGGCAAGGATGGCCCTCGTTGTGGAAAGCCAACTTCACATGGGATATGGAAAGACACTGGGTTATGATGCAAAATCCATTGCCGAAACAGAACCAACGCCCAACAATTTAGCGTACCAAAACCATATGATTGCCTCCGTTGTCAAAGGGTCGGTAGTAGAAGGATTTGCGGCCATTGCTCCTTGTCCTTGGCTTTATATTGATCTTGGCCAACATCTACTCAAAGAAAAAGGAAAGATTCCAGAAGACCATCCTTACGCCTCTTGGTTACTTATGTATTCCGATCCAGGGTTCAATGAATATATGACTGGTCTTTTGTCTCGTTTGCAAAAATATGCAGACCTTGCGGATGAAGATTCTAAAAAACGGGCAGTGGCCGCTTTCCAACAAAGTTGTAATTACGAATGGATGTTTTGGGAACAAGCCTGGACGGAACAAAGTTGGCCTTCTCGTTAA
- a CDS encoding arylesterase: MPYLIFISFFLMIACGNSSDQTDKNQVESKSSHDTKRIIYFGDSLTAGYGLPDFEDAWPHVLTKKISAEGYSYQMTNAGVSGDTTSGGLGRLEWVLAEKPTIFVLELGANDMLRGINPSVTKENLRSMIRQIKSQYPNTKILLVGMYATPNMGKKFAKEFNSIYPDLSKEEDVPLVPFILEKVASIRKLNQKDGIHPTEAGHKLVADTVYPYLKPLLVK, translated from the coding sequence GTGCCGTATTTAATCTTTATCAGTTTTTTCCTTATGATCGCTTGTGGAAATTCGTCCGACCAGACAGACAAAAACCAAGTGGAATCAAAAAGTTCTCATGATACCAAAAGAATCATTTATTTTGGAGATTCACTCACAGCAGGGTATGGGCTTCCCGATTTTGAAGATGCTTGGCCCCATGTCCTTACCAAAAAAATAAGTGCAGAGGGATACTCCTACCAAATGACGAATGCAGGAGTTTCCGGGGATACAACGAGCGGAGGCCTTGGACGTTTGGAATGGGTTTTAGCAGAAAAACCAACCATCTTTGTACTCGAGTTAGGTGCCAACGATATGTTGCGTGGGATTAATCCTTCAGTAACAAAAGAAAATTTACGTTCTATGATTCGCCAAATCAAATCTCAATACCCAAACACCAAGATATTGTTAGTTGGAATGTACGCCACTCCCAATATGGGGAAAAAATTTGCGAAAGAGTTTAATTCGATTTATCCGGATCTTTCCAAGGAAGAAGATGTTCCGCTAGTTCCGTTTATTTTAGAAAAAGTGGCATCCATTCGTAAACTCAACCAAAAGGATGGAATTCATCCAACAGAAGCGGGTCACAAGCTCGTTGCGGACACAGTGTACCCGTATCTCAAACCATTACTTGTAAAATAA
- a CDS encoding OmpA family protein — protein MRKRIYSSLLIHSTFLLLTLTNCNTIVKPEWKESVAFQKFCGCVTPKEEKSGDYLGSLPEGSLDKLGTSEYLEKLYKGLRSDFEHSGTPFEEVGGSLVGKGVELKRIEDDEKRLRELLIVIDGDVAFPSGKSTLTPKAKELIAKVGDAMEAYPETNCRIGGHTDSVGAFSMNLKLSKERSQSVKLELKLIHRIVEERFKEVDGFADLHKIVDTMLAEKKNRRTEVYVGTVRIVY, from the coding sequence ATGCGTAAAAGAATATACTCATCATTACTGATCCATTCCACCTTCCTTCTGTTAACTTTAACAAATTGTAACACTATTGTTAAACCAGAATGGAAAGAGTCCGTTGCCTTCCAAAAGTTTTGTGGCTGTGTTACTCCTAAAGAGGAGAAATCCGGCGACTATTTGGGGAGTTTACCAGAAGGTTCTTTGGATAAACTGGGAACTTCTGAATATTTGGAGAAATTGTATAAAGGTCTTCGCAGTGATTTTGAACACTCCGGAACTCCATTTGAAGAAGTAGGAGGAAGTCTTGTTGGAAAAGGCGTCGAACTCAAACGTATTGAAGATGATGAAAAAAGGTTACGAGAACTTTTAATTGTGATCGATGGGGACGTAGCTTTCCCATCTGGAAAATCAACTCTCACTCCAAAAGCAAAAGAACTCATCGCCAAAGTTGGGGACGCTATGGAAGCATACCCTGAAACCAATTGTCGAATTGGTGGACACACGGATAGCGTGGGTGCATTCTCAATGAACCTTAAGTTAAGTAAGGAACGTTCTCAATCCGTAAAACTAGAATTAAAACTAATTCATAGAATTGTTGAAGAACGTTTTAAGGAAGTGGATGGTTTCGCTGATTTACACAAAATAGTAGATACAATGCTTGCGGAAAAGAAAAACCGTAGAACAGAAGTTTACGTCGGGACGGTTCGCATTGTATATTAA
- a CDS encoding PIN domain-containing protein, which produces MKTHVCLDSDVIIDIISVDEKIIDLALNSSVKDFEDSVQFFAAKSKKVKYIITQNKKDYPSSEIIVISPKEFLN; this is translated from the coding sequence ATGAAAACGCATGTGTGTTTAGATTCTGACGTAATCATTGATATTATTTCTGTCGATGAAAAGATTATTGATTTAGCATTGAACTCTTCAGTGAAAGATTTTGAAGACTCGGTTCAGTTTTTTGCTGCTAAATCAAAGAAAGTAAAATACATCATCACCCAAAATAAAAAAGATTACCCTTCCTCTGAAATCATAGTCATCAGCCCAAAGGAATTTCTTAATTGA
- a CDS encoding DUF6364 family protein: MNTKLTLSIDDKIIKHAKEFAKQRNKSLSRLVEDYLDGLSSNNDPLKAKDIPPITRKLAGVLKGNPDVDIRKEIASHLENKYK; the protein is encoded by the coding sequence ATGAATACGAAACTAACACTTTCCATTGATGACAAAATCATCAAACATGCAAAGGAGTTTGCAAAACAAAGAAATAAAAGCCTTTCTAGGTTAGTTGAAGATTATTTGGATGGACTTTCAAGTAACAACGATCCGCTGAAAGCCAAGGATATTCCTCCTATTACTCGAAAGCTTGCTGGTGTTTTGAAAGGGAACCCGGATGTGGATATCCGAAAGGAAATTGCATCCCACCTTGAAAATAAATACAAATGA
- a CDS encoding DUF3095 domain-containing protein: protein MDDFYKNLKPSSNFKNLFDGVMPTKVPDDWFILITDIVGSTKAIEEGRYKDVNTAGGLTAIAVANVYGHMDFPFVFGGDGVTFLLPVNLLFPIRSAIADTISQVKVAFGLEMRAGIVPVQELYRAGTELFLSKFRASEHYVQCSLFGEALPLAESWIKEGKDESYLVRENEKILPADFTGFTCRWQDVPSERGEIVSLIVKPIHKDFEVCKKTITRVLNFIRSEYGEEGDYHPLRVNNIELDSGPYLRNEALARVGKSSGFKYYLTLAQIWIERTTMAFAMRFGIPLKSGHYSLDKLKDYQVLSADFRKYDGTLKMVIDGSQEHREGLVSFLNQLETEDLIRYGIFVSNRSLMTCVLKVASSEEVHFVDGADGGFAMAAKLLKEKLKLL, encoded by the coding sequence GTGGATGATTTTTATAAAAACCTAAAACCAAGTTCTAATTTTAAAAATCTCTTTGATGGTGTGATGCCAACAAAAGTTCCCGATGATTGGTTCATTCTGATTACGGACATAGTTGGATCCACAAAAGCAATTGAAGAAGGTAGATACAAAGATGTGAATACAGCCGGTGGACTGACCGCCATTGCCGTTGCCAATGTGTATGGGCATATGGATTTTCCATTTGTGTTTGGCGGAGATGGGGTTACTTTTTTACTTCCTGTCAATTTATTGTTTCCCATTCGTTCCGCAATTGCTGATACCATCTCACAAGTTAAGGTTGCCTTTGGATTGGAAATGCGTGCAGGCATTGTTCCTGTCCAAGAGTTGTACCGCGCGGGAACGGAATTATTCTTAAGTAAGTTTCGAGCTTCGGAACACTATGTCCAATGTTCACTCTTTGGGGAAGCATTGCCATTGGCTGAATCATGGATCAAAGAAGGAAAAGATGAATCTTACTTAGTTCGAGAAAATGAAAAGATCTTACCTGCGGATTTTACTGGATTTACTTGCCGGTGGCAAGACGTTCCGAGTGAAAGAGGTGAGATTGTTTCTCTCATTGTAAAACCCATTCACAAAGATTTTGAAGTTTGTAAAAAAACGATCACACGTGTGCTTAATTTCATTCGTTCCGAATATGGCGAAGAGGGCGATTACCATCCGTTACGTGTGAACAACATTGAACTTGATTCGGGTCCTTATTTACGCAATGAAGCCCTGGCTCGTGTCGGTAAATCGAGTGGTTTTAAATACTATTTAACTCTTGCTCAAATTTGGATCGAAAGAACGACCATGGCTTTTGCTATGCGGTTTGGAATTCCTCTTAAGTCCGGTCACTACTCACTGGACAAACTGAAAGATTACCAAGTTCTTTCTGCTGACTTTCGTAAGTATGATGGAACACTAAAGATGGTGATTGACGGATCGCAGGAACATAGAGAAGGACTTGTTTCTTTTTTGAACCAATTGGAAACGGAGGATCTGATCCGTTATGGGATTTTTGTTTCTAACAGGTCGCTTATGACCTGTGTCTTAAAAGTAGCATCGTCCGAAGAAGTGCATTTTGTCGATGGAGCTGATGGCGGTTTTGCGATGGCCGCCAAGTTACTTAAGGAAAAGTTAAAGTTGCTTTAG
- a CDS encoding glycoside hydrolase family 3 protein, which translates to MNKVLLRTSFSLFLLFGFFGSSYCFGFYLTELAANERKTWLETKAWAITNTMSEEELVGQTIHIAIPQKTVDPIALEEIAATKPGGIILFGKNLGKKEEILSLTRDLQIAAKDKGLAPFFISTDQEGGRVFRVQDGITHYPGAMAVGQTGNTEWGETVGFVTSYELRSLGLNFLFAPVLDINNNPLNPVINTRSFGSDSKRVSDVAVAYEKGARVGGCLPVIKHFPGHGDTTVDSHLGLPIINKSLEELETLELVPFKRSIAGGAEAVMSAHIMYPKIDPQFPATLSKTILTDVLRKGLNFDGIIITDAMEMHAISKNYEKDRPGVLTILAGANIVLLTSWGETARKFKAQLSEAYKSGEFRYVDKEGNEHDKLKEAVQKQIRKKLELGLYDENSILPKVYEENQKQKEFLTNWNLERNQRYAKLNESKNFVKEINEDSIRAYPKSVQTSGILPSETISFVKNNRLKETLKTKKINSLAFKSFQSQTKDKTITTYLFDSTSENEILSIAALAKKNPTKKFIILHGGTPFVKLPELPNLQYLLSFSLTQGSWEAFGEKLTSGKEIPKVDLILLPKGSKTPSKGAFPERL; encoded by the coding sequence ATGAACAAAGTTCTACTTCGCACATCCTTTTCCCTCTTCCTTCTTTTCGGATTTTTTGGCTCCTCATATTGTTTTGGATTTTATCTGACAGAACTTGCTGCCAACGAACGCAAAACTTGGTTGGAAACAAAAGCCTGGGCCATCACAAACACAATGTCAGAAGAAGAACTTGTAGGCCAAACCATCCACATTGCCATCCCACAAAAGACAGTGGATCCCATCGCTTTGGAAGAAATCGCAGCCACAAAACCAGGGGGAATCATTCTCTTTGGAAAGAATCTAGGCAAAAAAGAAGAGATTCTTTCTCTCACTCGTGACTTACAGATTGCCGCAAAAGATAAGGGCCTCGCACCATTTTTTATTTCCACAGACCAAGAAGGAGGCCGAGTTTTCCGAGTCCAAGACGGAATCACGCACTATCCAGGTGCTATGGCAGTCGGCCAAACAGGAAATACGGAATGGGGAGAAACTGTTGGATTTGTCACATCCTATGAACTTCGTAGCCTTGGTCTCAATTTTCTTTTTGCGCCCGTTCTTGATATCAATAACAATCCTTTAAATCCCGTCATCAACACACGTTCGTTTGGTTCTGATTCCAAACGAGTTTCTGATGTAGCTGTGGCTTATGAAAAAGGAGCTCGTGTCGGCGGATGCCTTCCTGTCATCAAACATTTTCCAGGACATGGGGATACCACAGTGGATAGCCACCTCGGACTTCCCATCATTAACAAAAGTTTGGAGGAGTTAGAAACATTGGAACTGGTTCCTTTCAAACGTTCCATTGCCGGTGGCGCCGAGGCAGTGATGTCAGCCCACATCATGTATCCCAAAATTGATCCCCAGTTTCCAGCCACACTTTCCAAAACCATACTAACGGATGTTTTACGAAAAGGGCTAAATTTTGATGGTATCATCATCACAGATGCGATGGAAATGCATGCCATTTCTAAAAATTATGAAAAAGACCGACCTGGTGTTCTTACTATCCTTGCTGGAGCCAACATTGTCCTTCTGACAAGTTGGGGAGAAACAGCAAGAAAGTTCAAAGCCCAACTGAGTGAAGCTTATAAAAGCGGAGAGTTTCGTTATGTAGACAAAGAAGGGAACGAACATGACAAACTCAAAGAAGCCGTACAAAAACAAATTCGTAAAAAACTAGAACTTGGGCTTTATGATGAAAACTCCATCCTTCCCAAAGTATATGAGGAAAACCAAAAACAAAAAGAATTCCTCACCAATTGGAATTTGGAAAGAAACCAAAGATATGCTAAGTTAAACGAATCCAAAAACTTTGTAAAAGAAATCAACGAAGACTCCATTCGCGCCTATCCAAAATCCGTGCAAACTTCAGGGATTCTACCGTCCGAAACTATATCCTTTGTGAAAAACAATCGTTTGAAAGAAACTCTGAAAACAAAAAAGATTAACTCGCTAGCTTTCAAATCCTTCCAGTCCCAAACAAAAGACAAAACCATCACAACTTATCTTTTTGATTCTACTTCCGAAAACGAAATTCTTTCCATAGCTGCCCTCGCCAAAAAAAATCCGACAAAAAAGTTTATCATCTTACACGGCGGAACTCCGTTTGTGAAACTTCCGGAACTTCCTAACTTACAGTATTTGTTATCTTTTTCTTTAACCCAAGGATCTTGGGAAGCATTTGGTGAAAAACTCACTTCAGGGAAAGAAATTCCAAAAGTAGATTTAATTTTATTACCCAAAGGGTCAAAGACACCTTCCAAAGGTGCCTTCCCTGAAAGGTTATAG
- the murA gene encoding UDP-N-acetylglucosamine 1-carboxyvinyltransferase: MSSSYFKIIGKNPLHGTVVPQGNKNEALPLLGALLLWEGDVILENLPEIADVLKLMEVLRHIGVEITATDTKGSYLFQKKNPVKSDLPYELCSQLRGAVTLAGPILARTGRVFLPKPGGDKIGRRRMDTHLLALEALGAKIEVFPDGYMITADRLVGKDILLDEASVTATENAVMAAVYAEGLTTIRNAASEPHVQGLCRFLIAAGAKIEGVGTNHLTITGVSKLSSPPEGLKHRIGSDYLEIGSFISLAAVTGGEIHITDVNPEDIRMIRMVYSRLGIEVRPTENGILVPSDQKMEIIPDYHGATPKIDDAPWPGFPADMTSVALVTATQCKGTVLIHEKLFESRLFFVDNIIAMGAQIILCDPHRAIVIGANRLYGQRVASPDIRAGMAMIIAALCAEGQSEIHNIVQIDRGFESIDTRLRSLGAQIERVSD, translated from the coding sequence GTGAGCTCCTCCTACTTCAAAATTATCGGCAAAAATCCTCTCCACGGGACTGTAGTTCCCCAAGGAAATAAAAACGAAGCACTTCCCCTTCTTGGTGCCCTCCTCCTTTGGGAAGGAGATGTCATTCTGGAAAACCTTCCGGAAATTGCTGACGTCCTCAAACTGATGGAAGTTCTACGCCATATTGGCGTGGAAATCACTGCCACAGACACAAAAGGATCATACCTCTTTCAGAAAAAAAATCCAGTGAAATCGGATCTTCCCTATGAACTTTGTTCTCAGCTCCGTGGTGCTGTGACACTAGCAGGTCCCATCCTTGCGCGCACAGGGAGAGTTTTCCTACCCAAACCAGGTGGGGACAAAATTGGGCGCCGTCGTATGGACACCCACTTACTTGCCTTAGAGGCACTTGGTGCCAAAATTGAAGTTTTCCCAGATGGATATATGATCACAGCTGATCGTTTGGTGGGAAAAGACATTTTACTGGATGAGGCATCTGTCACTGCTACAGAAAATGCTGTGATGGCTGCGGTTTACGCAGAGGGCCTAACAACGATTCGTAACGCTGCCTCCGAACCCCATGTCCAAGGACTTTGTCGTTTTTTAATCGCTGCGGGAGCTAAAATTGAAGGAGTGGGAACAAACCACCTAACCATTACAGGTGTGAGTAAACTTTCCTCTCCACCCGAAGGTCTCAAACATCGAATTGGTTCTGATTATTTAGAAATTGGGTCTTTTATCAGCCTTGCCGCGGTTACAGGTGGAGAAATCCACATCACCGATGTCAATCCAGAAGACATTCGTATGATCCGAATGGTCTATTCTCGTTTAGGGATTGAAGTCAGACCCACAGAAAATGGAATCCTTGTTCCATCCGACCAAAAGATGGAAATCATCCCCGATTACCATGGTGCCACACCAAAAATTGACGATGCCCCTTGGCCTGGATTTCCGGCCGATATGACTTCTGTCGCCCTTGTCACAGCAACGCAGTGCAAAGGAACAGTCCTCATCCACGAAAAACTATTCGAATCCAGGTTATTCTTTGTGGATAACATCATCGCGATGGGTGCTCAAATCATTCTCTGTGATCCGCATAGAGCCATTGTGATTGGTGCCAATCGATTGTATGGACAAAGGGTGGCAAGCCCCGACATTCGCGCTGGGATGGCCATGATCATCGCCGCTCTTTGTGCGGAAGGACAAAGCGAAATTCATAACATTGTTCAGATTGATAGAGGTTTTGAATCGATTGATACCCGTCTCCGTTCCTTGGGAGCTCAAATCGAAAGAGTCTCTGATTAG
- a CDS encoding 4Fe-4S dicluster domain-containing protein produces the protein MKRKDLFREGFKSVFQFTFNKADELTEAIKEVWEEEKKPKPKSKKKEKRPSDKEKSVLNPTSVRKRKTRMFQTLSLPPGASPNFFSLCTGCNECIFACPYAVLFPVTVQESGKNFPHFDPNAKACHMCTDWPCISVCPEEALLPYELSGEKPNFGKAKAITEHCINEKTGESTCNVCLVTCPIEKTVKFKGNLPIFNTSSCTGCGLCVESCPSFPKAIQIKFKKQ, from the coding sequence ATGAAACGAAAGGATCTTTTCCGAGAGGGTTTCAAATCCGTCTTTCAATTTACCTTTAACAAGGCGGATGAACTTACCGAAGCCATAAAAGAAGTATGGGAAGAGGAAAAAAAACCAAAACCAAAATCTAAAAAGAAAGAAAAAAGACCATCTGACAAAGAAAAGTCGGTATTAAATCCAACATCTGTCCGGAAACGTAAAACCAGGATGTTTCAAACCTTATCACTTCCTCCTGGTGCCTCCCCTAATTTTTTTTCTCTTTGTACAGGATGTAATGAGTGTATTTTTGCTTGTCCTTATGCCGTCTTATTCCCTGTTACAGTACAAGAATCGGGAAAAAACTTTCCTCATTTTGATCCCAATGCAAAAGCCTGCCATATGTGCACTGATTGGCCGTGTATTAGTGTTTGTCCTGAGGAGGCTCTCTTACCGTACGAATTGTCCGGTGAAAAACCAAATTTCGGTAAGGCGAAAGCCATCACAGAACATTGTATCAACGAAAAAACCGGTGAATCCACTTGTAATGTATGTTTAGTTACTTGCCCCATAGAAAAAACAGTCAAATTTAAAGGAAATTTGCCGATTTTTAATACATCCTCTTGTACTGGATGTGGGCTTTGTGTAGAATCTTGCCCAAGTTTTCCAAAAGCAATTCAAATCAAATTCAAAAAACAATAA
- a CDS encoding LIC10235 family protein, translating to MEPQKVGPGQIDKIAEDLKKDPEKSIGNYLFKGFRIQISKYKASGAERVQQLYKRRRAQGLCIVCGTKVTRKNPVTGILYRLCDTHRAEIDQKNKEKAKAKKGK from the coding sequence ATGGAACCACAAAAAGTAGGCCCAGGACAAATCGACAAAATTGCAGAGGATTTGAAAAAAGACCCTGAAAAATCCATTGGAAATTACCTTTTCAAAGGATTCAGAATTCAAATCTCTAAATACAAGGCTTCTGGTGCAGAAAGAGTACAACAACTCTACAAAAGAAGAAGAGCACAAGGTCTTTGCATCGTTTGCGGAACAAAAGTCACTCGTAAAAATCCTGTTACAGGAATCCTTTACAGACTTTGTGACACACACAGAGCAGAAATTGACCAAAAAAACAAAGAAAAAGCAAAAGCTAAAAAAGGAAAATAA
- a CDS encoding FliI/YscN family ATPase, with translation MIEKKFTEHIDAISKYLNVVEKIEPIRKSGVVVSVVGNVIYSQGPPDSKVGEILEVERGSDKGYLACVLVGFKDHLYTLMPLGDTQEIFPHAFVFSSGRQVTLNAGPELLGRVLNGLGKPIDSKGILITKEERASEPRFLNPLDRPPISEILETGVRAIDGMLTVGRGQRIGIFSGSGVGKSSLLGMIARYTNADVNVVALIGERGREVNEFLHVELGKEALAKSVVFVATSDSSKMEQVSCANLACSAAEYFREKGMSVNLYMDSLTRYAEALRELSIGEPVVTKGYASSVFTKMAKLVERAGTSHNGGSITGFYTVLTDAEDDMDDIVADKVRGFIDGHIVLTRKLAEQSHYPAIDVPASLSRLMQKIVNEDHYMRSSIVRELISKYKNSEDIILLNAYVRGADEKVDMAIDKKSQIDDYLRQRIEEKSSYNDAIKRLEKILQSSIRNDDDF, from the coding sequence ATGATCGAAAAGAAATTTACGGAACATATTGATGCCATTTCGAAATATCTGAATGTCGTCGAAAAAATTGAACCCATTCGTAAAAGTGGGGTCGTTGTATCCGTGGTGGGCAATGTCATTTATTCCCAAGGTCCACCGGATTCCAAGGTGGGTGAAATTTTAGAAGTCGAACGTGGTTCGGACAAAGGATACTTGGCTTGTGTCCTTGTTGGTTTCAAAGACCATCTTTACACCTTAATGCCGCTAGGTGACACTCAAGAGATATTTCCCCATGCCTTTGTTTTTTCTTCCGGAAGACAAGTCACCCTCAACGCAGGACCTGAACTTTTAGGACGCGTGTTAAACGGTCTTGGCAAACCCATCGATAGCAAAGGAATTCTCATTACCAAAGAAGAAAGGGCTTCAGAACCTAGATTTTTAAATCCACTGGATCGTCCTCCCATCTCAGAAATATTAGAAACAGGTGTTCGTGCCATTGATGGTATGCTCACTGTGGGCCGTGGACAAAGGATTGGAATTTTTTCTGGTTCGGGTGTCGGTAAATCAAGTTTACTCGGAATGATCGCTCGTTATACGAACGCTGATGTGAACGTGGTGGCTCTAATTGGAGAAAGGGGTCGCGAGGTGAATGAATTTTTGCATGTAGAACTTGGAAAGGAAGCGCTCGCAAAATCAGTTGTTTTTGTGGCAACTTCTGACTCATCCAAAATGGAACAAGTGAGTTGTGCGAACTTAGCTTGTTCGGCAGCCGAATACTTTCGTGAAAAAGGAATGTCTGTCAATTTGTATATGGACTCTCTCACTCGTTATGCAGAAGCACTTAGAGAACTTTCCATTGGCGAACCAGTTGTGACCAAAGGGTATGCATCCAGTGTGTTTACAAAAATGGCAAAACTTGTAGAGAGGGCAGGAACTTCACATAACGGTGGTTCCATTACAGGATTTTATACCGTTCTAACCGATGCCGAAGATGATATGGATGATATCGTTGCCGATAAAGTCCGAGGGTTTATTGACGGACATATTGTACTCACAAGAAAATTGGCTGAACAGAGCCACTACCCAGCCATCGATGTTCCGGCTTCTTTATCACGACTCATGCAAAAGATTGTGAATGAAGACCATTATATGCGATCCTCCATTGTTCGGGAACTTATCTCCAAATACAAAAACTCAGAAGATATCATTTTACTGAATGCCTATGTTCGCGGTGCAGATGAAAAAGTAGATATGGCAATTGATAAAAAATCGCAAATTGATGATTATTTAAGGCAAAGGATTGAAGAAAAGTCGAGTTATAACGATGCAATCAAACGATTGGAAAAAATCCTACAATCTTCAATTCGTAACGATGACGATTTTTAA